From Bacteroidota bacterium, the proteins below share one genomic window:
- the thrA gene encoding bifunctional aspartate kinase/homoserine dehydrogenase I → MLVMKFGGTSVAGADRIKALDSIIRDARKPASERTIVVVSAQSGVTDDLIRMSRMAARRDRGYVEVLERVRHRHEETVKLLRLGKDRNLADQLKADFSGLYDTLHGVFLVGELSDRTLDFVSAHGELLSARIIAAYLRSKGRSAGFLDAREVIRTDEQFGNARVNFTTTNRQIGQWLKKHREQVVVMTGFIASTARNETTTLGRGGSDYTAAIAGAATKAREIQIWTDVDGVLTADPRKVRKAFTVPTMSYREAMEMSHFGAKVIHPPTIQPALEKGIPLRIKNTFRPQSDGTFVSRKSNGADFLIKGISSIDDISLLTLEGSGMVGVAGISARLFSALSQSKVNVILITQGSSEHTITFAVRPGDAAQAKAAIEEAFRFEIRDHLIEQVKVEEGLSVIAVIGENMKNTPGVSARLFGALGKNGISVVATAQGSSELNISTVIRKQDLGKAMNALHQAFFLSEVKTLSVFLVGTGLIGKTLLKQVAEHRDHLKQARSLEIVIAGVANSRKMYFAPDGISLKRLSETLDRSGEPMDIRLFVDRMKSMNLPQTVFVDCTSNESVASVYGDLIASNISVVTPNKLANAGPYRQYRKLHELVRKHHAKFLYETNVGAGLPVINTLQNLLTSGDRIRSIEAVLSGTLSYIFNTFREGIPFSEVVKQAKELGYTEPDPRIDLSGTDVARKLLILARETGLPLESGDIQIKPLLPARLMKAKTVGAFLSALPDIDAEMESLRARAAKKGCVLRFIARLENGRASIQLTEVDTKHPFYNLSGSDNIISFRTDRYNQRPLVVKGPGAGAEVTAAGVFAEIISIGNYFGVE, encoded by the coding sequence ATGTTAGTAATGAAATTTGGCGGCACTTCTGTCGCAGGTGCTGACCGTATTAAAGCTTTGGATTCGATCATTCGCGATGCCCGGAAACCGGCATCCGAGCGGACCATCGTTGTTGTTTCTGCGCAGTCAGGTGTTACCGACGATCTGATCCGGATGAGCAGGATGGCTGCACGCCGCGACCGGGGATATGTGGAAGTATTGGAGCGCGTGCGTCACCGGCACGAAGAAACGGTCAAGTTACTTCGTCTGGGAAAGGATAGAAATCTGGCTGATCAGTTGAAGGCTGACTTTTCCGGATTGTACGATACACTGCACGGGGTCTTCCTGGTTGGAGAACTGTCGGATCGCACGCTCGATTTCGTCAGCGCTCACGGAGAACTCTTGTCTGCCCGTATCATCGCAGCGTACCTGCGTTCGAAAGGGCGATCCGCTGGTTTTCTCGACGCACGGGAAGTTATCCGAACGGACGAACAGTTCGGTAATGCACGTGTGAACTTTACTACGACGAACCGACAGATCGGTCAATGGTTGAAGAAGCACCGTGAGCAGGTGGTCGTCATGACCGGCTTTATTGCATCGACGGCGCGTAATGAAACTACCACGCTCGGCCGAGGCGGCTCCGATTATACGGCCGCGATTGCCGGCGCAGCCACCAAGGCACGGGAGATCCAGATCTGGACCGATGTGGATGGTGTCCTGACGGCCGATCCGCGAAAAGTACGCAAGGCGTTTACGGTACCGACCATGTCGTATCGCGAAGCCATGGAGATGTCGCACTTCGGTGCCAAGGTCATCCATCCGCCGACCATTCAGCCGGCGCTGGAGAAGGGGATACCGTTGCGGATCAAGAATACCTTTCGTCCGCAGTCGGACGGCACATTCGTTTCCCGTAAATCGAACGGTGCGGATTTTCTGATCAAAGGAATCTCTTCCATCGACGATATCAGCCTGCTCACGCTCGAAGGCAGTGGCATGGTCGGGGTGGCCGGCATATCGGCACGCTTATTCAGCGCCTTGAGTCAGTCGAAGGTGAATGTCATTCTGATCACCCAGGGGAGTTCCGAGCATACGATCACCTTCGCGGTCCGTCCCGGTGATGCCGCGCAGGCAAAGGCCGCTATCGAGGAAGCATTTCGATTTGAGATCCGCGACCACCTCATTGAGCAGGTGAAAGTGGAGGAGGGCCTGAGCGTGATAGCCGTGATCGGTGAGAACATGAAAAACACACCCGGCGTCTCCGCCCGGCTTTTCGGCGCGCTCGGGAAAAACGGTATCAGCGTTGTAGCTACCGCCCAGGGTTCTTCGGAACTGAACATTTCAACGGTCATCCGGAAACAGGATCTGGGTAAGGCGATGAACGCCTTGCACCAGGCATTCTTCCTGTCGGAAGTCAAGACGCTCTCCGTCTTCCTGGTCGGCACCGGACTCATCGGTAAAACACTCCTGAAGCAGGTAGCCGAACACCGCGACCACCTGAAGCAGGCCCGTTCCCTGGAGATCGTGATCGCGGGCGTCGCCAACAGCCGGAAAATGTACTTCGCTCCGGATGGCATTTCACTTAAACGCTTGAGTGAAACGCTTGACCGTTCGGGCGAACCGATGGATATCCGGTTGTTTGTCGACCGGATGAAATCCATGAACCTCCCGCAAACGGTCTTCGTCGATTGTACGTCGAACGAATCGGTGGCCTCGGTTTACGGAGACTTGATCGCGTCAAACATCTCGGTGGTTACGCCGAATAAACTGGCGAATGCCGGTCCGTACCGTCAATACCGGAAACTGCACGAACTGGTACGGAAGCATCACGCGAAGTTCTTGTACGAAACCAACGTAGGAGCCGGCCTGCCGGTCATCAACACCCTGCAAAACCTGCTCACGAGTGGTGATCGTATCCGTTCGATCGAGGCAGTATTGTCGGGTACCCTTTCCTATATCTTCAATACCTTCCGGGAAGGCATCCCCTTCAGCGAAGTTGTCAAGCAAGCCAAGGAACTGGGGTATACCGAACCGGACCCGCGAATCGATTTGTCCGGTACCGATGTAGCCCGAAAACTCCTTATCCTGGCGCGCGAAACCGGGTTACCGCTCGAATCCGGTGACATTCAAATCAAACCCCTCTTACCCGCTCGCCTGATGAAGGCCAAAACCGTTGGAGCGTTCCTGTCTGCCTTGCCGGATATCGATGCCGAAATGGAATCACTTCGCGCACGAGCGGCAAAGAAAGGTTGTGTACTTCGTTTCATCGCCCGACTCGAAAACGGAAGAGCCAGCATACAATTGACCGAGGTGGATACCAAACACCCTTTCTACAATTTATCGGGAAGCGATAACATCATCTCTTTCCGGACCGATCGCTACAATCAACGACCCTTGGTCGTAAAAGGCCCAGGCGCCGGCGCCGAAGTCACCGCAGCCGGTGTGTTTGCTGAGATTATCAGTATTGGGAACTATTTTGGCGTTGAATAG
- a CDS encoding aminodeoxychorismate/anthranilate synthase component II, producing the protein MRILLIDNYDSFTFNLVHFLEMASGSLPDVVRNDALDAIDLSRYDAVVLSPGPGLPTESGQLMPFIEKVIGRLPLLGICLGHQAIVEHFGGRLRQLQQVMHGVANTCSILQPPDQLFSGLPDRVQTGHYHSWVADEATWPGCLRITAQDGAQVIQAFAHNELNVRGLQFHPESVLTPDGYAILCNWVRHLS; encoded by the coding sequence ATGCGTATCCTGCTGATCGACAACTACGATTCGTTCACCTTCAACCTGGTTCATTTCCTCGAAATGGCCAGCGGCAGTCTGCCGGATGTTGTACGAAACGACGCGCTGGATGCCATCGACCTGTCACGTTACGATGCTGTTGTCTTGTCGCCGGGCCCCGGTTTACCGACGGAGTCAGGTCAATTGATGCCATTCATCGAAAAGGTGATCGGACGATTACCCTTGTTGGGAATCTGCCTGGGTCATCAGGCGATCGTGGAACACTTTGGCGGACGCTTGCGTCAGTTGCAACAGGTCATGCACGGTGTTGCCAACACCTGTTCGATCCTCCAACCGCCGGATCAACTTTTTTCAGGGTTACCGGATCGCGTTCAAACCGGTCATTATCACTCCTGGGTTGCCGACGAAGCAACTTGGCCAGGTTGTCTGCGAATCACAGCGCAGGATGGGGCACAGGTGATCCAGGCATTCGCTCACAACGAATTGAATGTGCGTGGTTTACAGTTCCATCCGGAGTCGGTGTTGACCCCCGACGGTTACGCGATTTTGTGTAATTGGGTCCGGCATCTTTCCTGA
- a CDS encoding RidA family protein, with protein MKTIIQSEKAPAPIGPYSQAVKAGPFLYVSGQIALDPATGQLVTINIIREANQVMENIGAILRAAGLGYEHIVKTCIFLKDMNDFGTVNEVYGEYFKGDFPARETVQVSKLPKEVNVEISVIAYQS; from the coding sequence ATGAAAACCATCATTCAAAGTGAAAAGGCTCCCGCCCCTATCGGGCCCTATAGTCAGGCTGTCAAGGCTGGTCCTTTCCTCTATGTATCCGGGCAGATCGCCCTTGATCCCGCTACGGGGCAATTGGTGACGATCAACATCATCCGGGAAGCCAACCAGGTCATGGAGAACATCGGAGCGATCCTGCGTGCTGCCGGACTCGGTTACGAGCACATCGTCAAGACCTGCATCTTCCTGAAGGATATGAACGATTTCGGTACGGTCAATGAGGTATACGGAGAGTACTTTAAGGGAGATTTTCCGGCCCGTGAAACCGTTCAGGTCTCAAAGTTGCCGAAGGAAGTCAACGTGGAGATCTCGGTTATCGCCTATCAATCCTGA
- a CDS encoding M61 family metallopeptidase, giving the protein MHYTFSAERPNSRYIDIEFTTSNPDGGEVLLQLPSWRPGRYELGNFARNIQRFHVFDAVGESLPFKKLTKDSWLVHANGAESLTVRYNYYAAQPDAGACWVDEEFFYINPVHCCLYVPGRLHESCSLEFRLPDNYRYATSLKSTGKAGFVADDFDELVDSPVLASASLQHQHYDVNGCRFHVWIQGECQPDWKRLLADFRKFTEVQVKTMVDFPFTEYHFLVLALPYKFYHGVEHLRSTVLAIGPGSELMQPSVYTDFIGVASHELFHAWNVKTIRPVELMPYDYTTENYSRLGFVYEGVTTYYGDLFLVRCGSYDVGQYFKEIDLRLQRHFDNYGRFHTPVADASFDTWLDGYGPGIPHRKTSIYDEGSILALMADLFIRRSTGGKRSLDDVMRALYVDFGKRGIGYSERDYMSLLELTADAPMTDFFMDYVYGTENYEPLLRELLDAHGCELHRSPALTVAERDFGFRIYADTTVTRVSAVAPLSIADRSGIAKEDELISVNGQKIEGNLESLLAEAGNKTELTLFSPMRRQREITLQKGNEQYYHRYNIRRKEDTSLDSELLFRAWTQRSFRDA; this is encoded by the coding sequence ATGCACTATACCTTTTCCGCAGAGCGCCCGAATTCCCGGTACATTGATATTGAGTTCACGACCAGTAATCCGGATGGAGGAGAGGTGTTGCTGCAACTCCCTTCCTGGCGGCCCGGTCGCTATGAGCTGGGTAATTTTGCCCGTAATATTCAGCGATTTCATGTCTTCGATGCGGTTGGAGAATCGCTTCCTTTCAAAAAACTAACGAAAGATTCGTGGCTGGTACACGCCAACGGCGCGGAATCCCTGACGGTGCGTTATAACTATTACGCGGCTCAGCCCGATGCAGGCGCTTGTTGGGTGGACGAAGAGTTCTTTTACATCAATCCGGTTCATTGTTGTCTTTATGTACCCGGACGTTTGCACGAGTCCTGTTCGTTGGAATTCCGGCTTCCGGATAATTACCGGTATGCCACCAGCCTCAAGAGTACGGGGAAGGCCGGCTTTGTTGCCGATGATTTTGATGAATTGGTTGATTCTCCGGTTCTGGCTTCCGCCAGTTTGCAGCACCAGCATTACGATGTGAACGGTTGTCGTTTCCATGTGTGGATACAGGGAGAATGTCAGCCGGATTGGAAACGCCTGCTTGCTGATTTTCGAAAGTTCACGGAGGTACAGGTAAAGACCATGGTTGATTTCCCGTTTACGGAGTATCATTTCCTCGTCCTGGCCTTGCCTTATAAGTTCTATCACGGAGTCGAGCACCTCCGTTCAACCGTTCTGGCCATCGGACCGGGCTCCGAGTTGATGCAACCTTCGGTCTATACGGACTTCATAGGGGTGGCATCGCACGAATTATTTCATGCCTGGAACGTCAAGACGATCCGTCCGGTTGAACTGATGCCTTATGATTATACCACGGAAAATTATTCGCGTCTCGGTTTTGTCTACGAAGGGGTGACCACCTATTATGGCGACCTCTTCCTGGTGCGATGTGGGAGTTATGATGTAGGGCAGTATTTCAAAGAGATCGATCTGCGCCTGCAGCGGCACTTCGATAACTATGGCCGCTTTCATACACCGGTCGCTGACGCCTCCTTCGATACCTGGCTGGACGGCTACGGCCCCGGGATTCCGCATCGAAAGACATCCATATATGACGAAGGTTCCATCCTGGCGTTGATGGCGGACTTGTTCATTCGCCGGAGTACGGGCGGGAAGCGGTCACTCGACGATGTGATGCGTGCCTTGTATGTGGATTTCGGAAAGCGCGGGATCGGTTACTCCGAACGTGATTATATGTCGTTGCTCGAGCTGACGGCCGATGCTCCCATGACCGACTTCTTCATGGACTATGTTTACGGCACCGAGAATTACGAGCCGCTGCTACGCGAACTGCTGGATGCGCATGGTTGTGAACTGCATCGTTCGCCGGCGTTGACGGTCGCAGAGCGTGACTTTGGTTTCAGGATTTACGCGGACACGACGGTTACCCGGGTGAGTGCTGTTGCGCCCTTGTCGATCGCGGACCGCTCCGGTATCGCCAAAGAAGATGAACTCATTTCCGTAAACGGTCAAAAGATCGAAGGTAATCTGGAAAGTCTCCTGGCGGAAGCGGGAAACAAGACGGAGCTTACACTCTTCAGCCCGATGCGTCGCCAGCGGGAAATCACGCTCCAGAAGGGAAATGAGCAGTACTATCACCGCTACAATATTCGCCGGAAGGAAGACACGTCACTCGATTCCGAGTTGTTGTTCCGGGCTTGGACGCAGCGCAGTTTTCGGGATGCCTGA